The proteins below come from a single Bactrocera dorsalis isolate Fly_Bdor chromosome 5, ASM2337382v1, whole genome shotgun sequence genomic window:
- the LOC105230011 gene encoding signal peptidase complex subunit 3, with protein sequence MHTVLTRGNATVAYSLSVLACLTFCCFLSTVFLDSRTTAHVNTVKVLVKNVPDYGASREKHDLGFLTFDLETNLTSLFNWNVKQLFLYLTAEYKTPDSVLNQVVLWDKIILRGENSALDFKNMNTKYYFWDDGNGLKNNKNVSLYLSWNIIPNAGLLPTIRSLGSHIFKFPAEYSIASV encoded by the exons atgcaTACCGTTTTAACACGCGGAAATGCCACTGTGGCATATTCGTTGAGTGTTCTCGCCTGCTtaactttttgttgctttctttcGACAGTCTTTCTCGACAGTAGGACTACTGCACACGTAAACACTGTAAAGGTGCTGGT GAAAAACGTTCCTGACTATGGCGCCTCCCGTGAGAAACATGATTTGGGTTTTCTTACCTTCGATTTGGAGACGAATTTGACAAGCCTCTTCAATTGGAATGTTAAACAATTGTTCCTTTACCTGACCGCTGAATATAAAACTCCAGACAGTGTGCTAAATCAAGTTGTGTTGTGGGACAAAATAATATTACGCGGAGAAAATTCTGCATTAGATTTTAAGAACATGAATACAAAGTATTACTTTTGGGATGACGGCAATGGTTTAAA gaacaacaaaaatgtttcgCTATATCTGTCGTGGAATATCATACCAAATGCAGGCTTGTTGCCAACGATCAGATCACTCGGATCTCACATATTCAAATTCCCTGCTGAATATTCAATTGCCTCGGTGTAA